The Streptomyces sp. NBC_01439 genome contains the following window.
TCACCCTCACCGTCCCCGACCGGGCGGAACCGGGGGACCACCCCGGCGCCGTCGTGGCCCTGGAGGAACGGCCGGCCGCCGAGGCCGACACCGGCCGGGGGATCGGCGTGCAGCAGGCCGTCGCCGCCCGGCTGTACCTGCGGGTGACCGGCCCCACCGCCCCCGACCTCACCGTCCTGGGGGTCACCGTGAACCGGCGCGGCTCCGCCGCGGACGTCGCGTACACGCTCCGCAACACCGGCAACGTCACCCTCCGCCCCCGGGCCGCCCTCACCGCCACCGGAGCCCTCGGCCGCCCGCTCCTCGCCCGCGCGCTCGGCGGGCTGCCCGCCGAACTGCTGCCGGGTCAGGAAGTACGGCTCAGCGCCCGTTGGGAGGGCGCGCCGAGAGCGGAATGGGCCGAGGTCACGGTGCGCGCCCGGGCCGACGGAACCACAGCTCAGGGCCGTGCGGACCTGGTCCGGCGGCCCTCGCCGATGGCCGTGCCGGCCCTTGCCGCAGTGATCTGGTCGGCGCTGGGAGCCGCATCGGGGAGAATGGCCCGTATGAGCGATCGTTCCCCCGAGTCCACCGCCCCGCACCGTGCGGGGTTCGCCTGCTTCGTCGGCCGCCCCAACGCGGGGAAGTCGACCCTCACCAACGCACTCGTGGGCACCAAGGTCGCGATCACCTCCAACCGGCCGCAGACCACCCGCCACACCGTTCGCGGCATCGTGCACCGCCCCGACGCGCAGCTCGTCCTCGTGGACACGCCCGGCCTGCACAAGCCGCGCACCCTGCTCGGCGAGCGCCTCAACGACGTCGTACGGACCACCTGGGCCGAGGTCGACGTCATCGGTTTCTGCCTGCCGGCCGACCAGAAGCTCGGCCCCGGCGACAAGTTCATCGCCAAGGAGCTGGCGGGGATCAAGAAGACCCCCAAGATCGCCATCATCACCAAGACCGACCTGGTCGAGTCCAAGCAGCTGGCCGAGCAGCTCCTCGCCGTGCACCAGCTCGGCGCCGAGCTCGGCTTCGAGTGGGCCGAGATCGTTCCCGTCTCGGCCGTCGGCGACACCCAGGTCCAGCTGCTGGCCGACCTGATCGCGCCGCTGCTGCCGGAGAGCCCGCCGCTGTACCCGGAGGGCGACCTCACCGACGAGCCCGAGATGGTCATGGTCGCGGAGCTGATCCGCGAGGCCGCACTGGAGGGCGTACGGGACGAGCTCCCGCACTCCATCGCCGTGGTCGTCGAAGAGATGATCCCGCGCGAGAACCGTCCGGCGGACCGGCCGCTGCTCGACATCCACGCCAACGTCTACATCGAGCGGCCGAGCCAGAAGGGCATCATCATCGGCCCGAAGGGCTCCCGCCTGAAGGAGGTCGGGATGAAGTCGCGCAAGCACATCGAGGCGCTGCTCGGCACCCCGGTCTTCCTCGACCTGCACGTGAAGGTCGCCAAGGACTGGCAGCGGGACCCCAAGCAGCTGCGCAAGCTCGGTTTCTGAGGCGCGGACCGCGCACCCGGCGACGACGAACGGACGCGACCCCCGCACCGGGGCCGCGTCCGTTCGCCGTTCAGCCCGTCGTTCCGTCCTACCGTCGTTCCGTCACGCTATGCGGGCCGGCGCACCCGGACCACGTTGTCCGTACGGGTCCCGGGCGTTCCGTCGGGCTGGTTCTGGATCCGCTCGGTCTCCTCGGCCCGCAGCACCTCCCAGCCCGCCGTGACCGGCTCCAGCTGCGCGAGGACCTCCTCGGGCGTGGGGAAGTGCGCCTCCTCCCGCTCCTCCTGCCACGGCGCCCAGCCCGCGTGGCCGACCACCAGCAGGGTGCCGCCGGGGGCCACGGCCGCGGCGGCCGTGCGCAGGACCGCGTCACGGGGGAAGTCCCCGTAGTTGTGCAGGAAGCACGCGGAGACGAGGTCGAACTCCCCCTGCGGGAAGGACTCCGTCAGGTCGTGCCGTGCGAAGGAGACGCGGTCGCTGACCCCGGCCTCCGCCGCGTGCTCGGTCGCCCGGCCGAGGGCGACCCCGGAGATGTCGGTCCCGGTGACCGTCCATCCGCGGCGGGCCAGCCAGACGGCGTCGGCGCCCTCCCCGCACCCCAGGTCCAGGGCCCGGCCCGGGGCGAGGGCGGACACCTCGTGCACCAGCATGGCGTTGGCCTCGCCGCTCCAGATGCGGTGGCCCTCCCCGTACCGGCCGTCCCAGAACTCCTCGCCCGCCACCGCTCCGGGCTCGGGGTGGTGGTGGGCGTGCGTGTGGGTGTGCGCGTGCTCGGTCATGGCTTCCTCTTCCCGTCCGGGTGCCGGTACGGCAGATGCTCCGCCCGTCCGGCGAAGTGCGGCAAACTTTGTTGCCGACCCGGCAAAAGAGGAATCTGGCGACCGCGCGGGCGCATTACGCCGGCGGCTCGGCGATCAGGGCCGTGGCCACCCGGCGGAAGCCGATGCGGGCGTAGACGCGGGCCACGTCCTCGTCGCCCGCCGACAGGAAGACCGTACGGGCCCCGCGCTCCCGGGCCCGTGCGACCAGGGCGGCCGTGACCCCGAGGGCCAGGCCCTGGCGGCGGGCCGACGGGAGGGTGCCGACGCCCACCACCTCCACGACGTCCCCGACCGGGTTGTACTGGCCCGCGCAGAGCACCACCCCGTCCCGTACGGCCGCGGCCAGGACCGTGCTGCCTGCGGCCAGCTTCTCGGCCACGCGGGCCCGGCCCGCCTCGGCCGCCGGGTCCGTCAGCGCCGCCGCCAGTTCCGCTGGGCCCGCCTCGCCGACCGCCGTTCCCGGGGCCGCGAAGGCCAGGGCCGGGACCGTCACGGCGGCGGTGAGCAGCGGGTCGTCGGCGTCGAGCAGACGGACTTCGGGGTGCGGGGGAAGGGCCTCGGCCGCCGGGTCCAGGACCATCAGCGGGTGGGCGTGGACGTGGAGCCCCGCCGCCTCCACCGCGGCCCGGAGCGAGGGGCTGGTTTCGGCCACCCACTCGAAGGCCTCGGGGACCTTCAGCTCCCGCTGGCGCTGCCAGACCCGCTCCACGTCGGCCCGGGTTGCCCCGGGGCCGCCGAGCGCGGGCCGCGCGTAGTACGGCCAGCCCGCGCCCTCCTGGACGAACAGGGTCAGGGGGCCGAAGTCCTCGGCGCGGGCCCCGCCCACCCGCGGCACCGTGTCGTAGTACCGCTCGAGCTCGGACAACGTCGGGTCGATCATGTGGTCGGTCATCCGGTCATCCAAACAAAGGGGCGCCGCGCGGGCACCTCCTTTCCGGACCGCTCAGGCGCCCTCCTTCAGCACGCGCGAGATCAGCGCCCGCTGGGCGTCGGAGAGGTTCGGCTCCGCGCAGGCCAGCGTCCGCCCGTCCACGGTGATCCGGTAGGAGAAGCCGTCCCGTACCCGGTCCGCAGGGTCGCCCGGCGGCCCGGGCCGCAGCGCGAGCTGGGCCAGGGCCTTCCACTCGTCCTCGTCCGGCCGGCCCGCGGTGTCCACCTCGGCCCGGCGCTCGATGCCCGCGAAGCCGCCCGTCCGTACCACCTGAATGCGCATGGGTGCCCTCTACCCCGCGAGCGGGACACCCACCGCGGACCACGCCTTCTGGAGCGCCTGGTGCTCGGCGCCGCCGGCCCCGTACCGGGTCACGGCCGCCGCGGTCGAGAGCCGGGCGAAGTCCGCGAAGTTCGCCCGGGGGGTGAGGTCGCCGCCGGTCAGGGTGTCGTACCAGATCCGTCCGGCCCGCTCCCAGGCCTTGCCGCCCAGCTCGGTCGCCACGATGTAGAAGGCGTGGTTGGGGATGCCGGAGTTGATGTGGACGCCGCCGTTGTCGCTGTGGGTGTTCACGTAGCCGTCCATCGTGGCCGGCTGCGGGTCCTTGCCCAGCTCGTCGTCGTCGTACGCGGTGCCCGGGGCCTTCATCGAGCGCAGTGCGACCCCGGTGACGTTGGGGCCGAGCAGCCCGGCCCCGATCAGCCAGTCGGCCTCCTCGGCCGTCTGCTCCAGCGAGTACTGCTTGATCAGCGAGCCGAAGACGTCCGACATCGACTCGTTCAGGGCGCCCGACTGGCCGCGGTAGACCAGGTTCGCCGTGTACTGGGTGACGCCGTGGGTCAGCTCGTGGCCGATGACGTCCACCGACACGGTGAAGTCGAGGAAGAGGTCCCCGTCCCCGTCGCCGAAGACCATCTGCTGGCCGTCCCAGAACGCGTTGTTGTACTCCTCGCCGTAGTGGACGGTCGCGTCCAGGGGGAGCCCGGAGTCGTCGATCGAGCGCCGGCCGAAACCCTTCAGGAAGAGTTCGTACGTCGCCCCGAGGCCCGCGTAGGCGCGGTTGACGGTGGCGTCCTTGCTCAGCGGGTCGCCCTCCCCGCGGACCTTCGCCCCGGGCAGCCGGGTGCGGTGCTGGGCGTCGTAGACGGTCCGGTCCGGATCGTCGGAGGTCGGCGCGGCGAGCACGGGGACGATCCCGCGGACGGCGGTGACCCGGCGCCGGGTGCGCAGCATGGAGTCGCGCTCCAGCGTGCGCTGGGCGAGGTCGGCGCGGCGGGAGTCCTCGGACAGGGCGGCCTTGTCGAGGAGGTGCGGCGGGACGACCGTGCAGAAGACGGGGTGGTGGCGGTGGGTGTGGGAGGCATCCATGCCCGGCAATGTGGCAGTGGGTCATGGTGGTGTCACTACCTGCGACCATGATTCATTCACTTGTCTGAAAGCGGTAACGCCGGGTTGACGGAACAACCGGACCCGGGCGGGATGAAGGAGGCTTGGCTCACATTTGGTGCAAATCGGACGCTCTGGTCTTGCATACTGAAACAGGTCCTCGCGTCACGGCGCGGCTCGGCTAGGCTCGGCCCATCATGCGTTTCGGGCTGCTTCTCCTTAGCTGCCGCGGCGAGGGTCTGTAGTCGTAGGCCGACCCCCTCCCCGCGGAGTTTGGTGTTGCGGTTTTCACTACCGCCGTCGGCCGTCCCAGCGAACTACACGCGGACACGCGAGGAGCCCAACGCCATGAGCCAGCAGCCTTTTGTCGGTCGCCCCACGCCCATCACCAACGCGACCCACACCCAGAAGTCCTCCGGGATGCCGATCCACAAGTACGGCTCGTACGAGCAGGTGGAGATCCCCGACCGCACCTGGCCGAACGCCCGCGTCACCAAGGCTCCCCGCTGGCTCTCCACCGACCTGCGCGACGGCAACCAGTCGCTGATCGACCCGATGACCCCCGCCCGCAAGCGCGAGATGTTCGACCTGCTGGTGCGCATGGGCTACAAGGAGATCGAGGTCGGCTTCCCCTCCTCCGGCGAGACCGACTTCGCCTTCGTGCGCTCCATCATCGAAGAGGGCGCGATCCCGGACGACGTCACCATCTCCGTACTGACCCAGGCCCGCGAGGACCTGATCGAGCGGACCGTGGAGTCCCTGGTCGGTGCGAAGCGCGCCACCGTACACCTGTACAACGCGACCGCCCCGACCTTCCGCCGGGTGGTCTTCCGCGGCTCCAAGGAGCAGATCAAGCAGATCGCCGTCGACGGCACCCGCCTGGTCATGGAGTACGCGGACAAGCTGCTGGGCCCGGAGACCACCTTCGGCTACCAGTACAGCCCGGAGATCTTCACCGACACCGAGCTGGACTTCGCCCTGGAGGTCTGCGAGGCCGTCTGTGACGTCTGGCAGCCGGCCGAGGGCCGCGAGATCATCCTGAACCTGCCCGCCACCGTGGAGCGCTCGACGCCGTCCACGCACGCGGACCGCTTCGAGTGGATGGCCCGCAACCTGACCCGCCGCGAGCACGTCTGCATCTCCGTGCACCCGCACAACGACCGCGGCACCGCCGTCGCCGCCGCCGAGCTCGCCCTGATGGCCGGCGCCGACCGCATCGAGGGCTGTCTGTTCGGGCAGGGCGAGCGCACCGGCAACGTCGACCTGATCACCCTGGGAATGAACCTGTTCTCCCAGGGCATCGACCCGCAGATCGACTTCTCGCAGATCGACGAGATCCGTCGCACCAGCGAGTACTGCAACCAGATGGAGGTCCACCCGCGCCACCCCTACGCGGGCGACCTGGTCTACACCGCCTTCTC
Protein-coding sequences here:
- the era gene encoding GTPase Era — translated: MARMSDRSPESTAPHRAGFACFVGRPNAGKSTLTNALVGTKVAITSNRPQTTRHTVRGIVHRPDAQLVLVDTPGLHKPRTLLGERLNDVVRTTWAEVDVIGFCLPADQKLGPGDKFIAKELAGIKKTPKIAIITKTDLVESKQLAEQLLAVHQLGAELGFEWAEIVPVSAVGDTQVQLLADLIAPLLPESPPLYPEGDLTDEPEMVMVAELIREAALEGVRDELPHSIAVVVEEMIPRENRPADRPLLDIHANVYIERPSQKGIIIGPKGSRLKEVGMKSRKHIEALLGTPVFLDLHVKVAKDWQRDPKQLRKLGF
- a CDS encoding SAM-dependent methyltransferase; its protein translation is MTEHAHTHTHAHHHPEPGAVAGEEFWDGRYGEGHRIWSGEANAMLVHEVSALAPGRALDLGCGEGADAVWLARRGWTVTGTDISGVALGRATEHAAEAGVSDRVSFARHDLTESFPQGEFDLVSACFLHNYGDFPRDAVLRTAAAAVAPGGTLLVVGHAGWAPWQEEREEAHFPTPEEVLAQLEPVTAGWEVLRAEETERIQNQPDGTPGTRTDNVVRVRRPA
- a CDS encoding GNAT family N-acetyltransferase; translated protein: MTDHMIDPTLSELERYYDTVPRVGGARAEDFGPLTLFVQEGAGWPYYARPALGGPGATRADVERVWQRQRELKVPEAFEWVAETSPSLRAAVEAAGLHVHAHPLMVLDPAAEALPPHPEVRLLDADDPLLTAAVTVPALAFAAPGTAVGEAGPAELAAALTDPAAEAGRARVAEKLAAGSTVLAAAVRDGVVLCAGQYNPVGDVVEVVGVGTLPSARRQGLALGVTAALVARARERGARTVFLSAGDEDVARVYARIGFRRVATALIAEPPA
- a CDS encoding protealysin inhibitor emfourin; translated protein: MRIQVVRTGGFAGIERRAEVDTAGRPDEDEWKALAQLALRPGPPGDPADRVRDGFSYRITVDGRTLACAEPNLSDAQRALISRVLKEGA
- a CDS encoding M4 family metallopeptidase yields the protein MDASHTHRHHPVFCTVVPPHLLDKAALSEDSRRADLAQRTLERDSMLRTRRRVTAVRGIVPVLAAPTSDDPDRTVYDAQHRTRLPGAKVRGEGDPLSKDATVNRAYAGLGATYELFLKGFGRRSIDDSGLPLDATVHYGEEYNNAFWDGQQMVFGDGDGDLFLDFTVSVDVIGHELTHGVTQYTANLVYRGQSGALNESMSDVFGSLIKQYSLEQTAEEADWLIGAGLLGPNVTGVALRSMKAPGTAYDDDELGKDPQPATMDGYVNTHSDNGGVHINSGIPNHAFYIVATELGGKAWERAGRIWYDTLTGGDLTPRANFADFARLSTAAAVTRYGAGGAEHQALQKAWSAVGVPLAG
- the leuA gene encoding 2-isopropylmalate synthase → MSQQPFVGRPTPITNATHTQKSSGMPIHKYGSYEQVEIPDRTWPNARVTKAPRWLSTDLRDGNQSLIDPMTPARKREMFDLLVRMGYKEIEVGFPSSGETDFAFVRSIIEEGAIPDDVTISVLTQAREDLIERTVESLVGAKRATVHLYNATAPTFRRVVFRGSKEQIKQIAVDGTRLVMEYADKLLGPETTFGYQYSPEIFTDTELDFALEVCEAVCDVWQPAEGREIILNLPATVERSTPSTHADRFEWMARNLTRREHVCISVHPHNDRGTAVAAAELALMAGADRIEGCLFGQGERTGNVDLITLGMNLFSQGIDPQIDFSQIDEIRRTSEYCNQMEVHPRHPYAGDLVYTAFSGSHQDAIKKGFDAMEADAAAQGKTVDDIEWAVPYLPIDPKDVGRSYEAVIRVNSQSGKGGIAYVLKNDHKLDLPRRMQIEFSRIIQAKTDAEGGEVTPKAIWDVFSDEYLPNSDNPWGRIQLRSGSTATDKDGTDTLTVEAVVDGVETVLDGTGNGPISAFFDALAGIGVDARLLDYTEHTMSEGASAVAASYIECAIDGRVLWGIGIDANTTRASLKAVISAVNRAGR